In Vicugna pacos chromosome 1, VicPac4, whole genome shotgun sequence, a single window of DNA contains:
- the PRKCI gene encoding protein kinase C iota type isoform X2 → MITHFEPSISFEGLCNEVRDMCSFDNEQLFTMKWIDEEGDPCTVSSQLELEEAFRLYELNKDSELLIHVFPCVPERPGMPCPGEDKSIYRRGARRWRKLYCANGHTFQAKRFNRRAHCAICTDRIWGLGRQGYKCINCKLLVHKKCHKLVTIECGRHSLPPEPMMPMDQSSMHSDHAQTVIPYNPASHESLDQVGEEKEAMNTRESGKASSSLGLQDFDLLRVIGRGSYAKVLLVRLKKTDRIYAMKVVKKELVNDDEDIDWVQTEKHVFEQASNHPFLVGLHSCFQTESRLFFVIEYVNGGDLMFHMQRQRKLPEEHARFYSAEISLALNYLHERGIIYRDLKLDNVLLDSEGHIKLTDYGMCKEGLRPGDTTSTFCGTPNYIAPEILRGEDYGFSVDWWALGVLMFEMMAGRSPFDIVGSSDNPDQNTEDYLFQVILEKQIRIPRSLSVKAASVLKSFLNKDPKERLGCHPQTGFADIQGHPFFRNVDWDMMEQKQVVPPFKPNISGEFGLDNFDSQFTNEPVQLTPDDDDIVKKIDQSEFEGFEYINPLLMSAEECV, encoded by the exons gagACCCATGTACAGTATCATCTCAGTTGGAGTTAGAAGAAGCCTTTCGACTTTATGAGCTAAACAAGGATTCTGAACTCTTGATTCATG tatttccttGTGTACCAGAACGTCCTGGAATGCCTTGTCCAGGAGAAGATA AATCCATCTACCGCCGAGGTGCACGCCGCTGGAGAAAGCTTTATTGTGCAAATGGCCATACTTTTCAAGCCAAACGTTTCAACAGG CGTGCCCACTGTGCCATCTGCACTGACCGAATATGGGGGCTTGGACGCCAGGGATATAAGTGCATCAACTGCAAACTCCTGGTCCATAAGAAGTGCCACAAACTTGTCACAATTGAATGTGGGCGGCATTCTTTGCCACCG GAACCAATGATGCCCATGGACCAGTCATCCATGCATTCAGACCATGCACAGACAG TAATTCCATATAATCCTGCAAGTCATGAGAGTTTGGACCAAGTTGGTGAAGAAAAGGAG GCAATGAACACCAGGGAAAGTGGCAAAGCTTCATCCAGTTTAGGTCTTCAGGATTTTGATTTGCTCCGGGTAATAGGAAGAGGAAGTTATGCTAAAGTACTGTTGGTGCGGTTAAAAAAAACAGATCGTATTTATGCAATGAAGGTGGTGAAAAAAGAACTTGTCAATGATGATGAG gatATTGACTGGGTGCAGACAGAGAAGCATGTCTTTGAGCAGGCGTCCAATCATCCTTTCCTTGTTGGGCTGCATTCTTGCTTCCAGACCGAAAGCAG ATTGTTCTTTGTCATAGAGTATGTTAATGGAGGCGATCTAATGTTTCATATGCAGCGACAGAGAAAACTTCCTGAAGAACATGCCAG attttactCTGCAGAAATCAGTCTAGCATTAAATTACCTTCATGAACGAGGGATAATTTATAGAGATTTGAAACTGGACAACGTATTGCTGGACTCTGAAGGACACATTAAACTCACTGACTATGGCATGTGTAAG gaaggATTACGGCCAGGAGACACAACCAGCACTTTCTGTGGTACTCCTAATTACATTGCTCCTGAAATCTTACGAGGAGAAGATTATG GTTTCAGTGTCGACTGGTGGGCTCTTGGAGTGCTGATGTTTGAGATGATGGCAGGAAGGTCTCCATTTGATATTGTTGGGAGCTCAGATAACCCTGATCAAAACACAGAGGATTACCTTTTTCAAG ttattttggaAAAGCAGATTCGCATACCACGTTCTCTGTCTGTAAAAGCAGCAAGTGTCCTGAAGAGTTTCCTCAACAAG GACCCAAAGGAACGATTGGGTTGTCATCCTCAAACAGGATTTGCTGATATTCAAGGACACCCGTTCTTCCGAAATGTTGATTGGGATATG ATGGAGCAAAAGCAGGTGGTACCTCCCTTTAAACCAAATATTTCTGGGGAATTTGGTTTGGACAACTTTGATTCTCAGTTTACGAATGAACCTGTTCAGCTCACTCCAGACGATGA tGACATTGTAAAGAAGATTGATCAGTCTGAATTTGAAGGTTTTGAGTACATTAATCCTCTTTTGATGTCTGCAGAAGAATGTGTCTGA
- the PRKCI gene encoding protein kinase C iota type isoform X3, with protein MMPMDQSSMHSDHAQTVIPYNPASHESLDQVGEEKEAMNTRESGKASSSLGLQDFDLLRVIGRGSYAKVLLVRLKKTDRIYAMKVVKKELVNDDEDIDWVQTEKHVFEQASNHPFLVGLHSCFQTESRLFFVIEYVNGGDLMFHMQRQRKLPEEHARFYSAEISLALNYLHERGIIYRDLKLDNVLLDSEGHIKLTDYGMCKEGLRPGDTTSTFCGTPNYIAPEILRGEDYGFSVDWWALGVLMFEMMAGRSPFDIVGSSDNPDQNTEDYLFQVILEKQIRIPRSLSVKAASVLKSFLNKDPKERLGCHPQTGFADIQGHPFFRNVDWDMMEQKQVVPPFKPNISGEFGLDNFDSQFTNEPVQLTPDDDDIVKKIDQSEFEGFEYINPLLMSAEECV; from the exons ATGATGCCCATGGACCAGTCATCCATGCATTCAGACCATGCACAGACAG TAATTCCATATAATCCTGCAAGTCATGAGAGTTTGGACCAAGTTGGTGAAGAAAAGGAG GCAATGAACACCAGGGAAAGTGGCAAAGCTTCATCCAGTTTAGGTCTTCAGGATTTTGATTTGCTCCGGGTAATAGGAAGAGGAAGTTATGCTAAAGTACTGTTGGTGCGGTTAAAAAAAACAGATCGTATTTATGCAATGAAGGTGGTGAAAAAAGAACTTGTCAATGATGATGAG gatATTGACTGGGTGCAGACAGAGAAGCATGTCTTTGAGCAGGCGTCCAATCATCCTTTCCTTGTTGGGCTGCATTCTTGCTTCCAGACCGAAAGCAG ATTGTTCTTTGTCATAGAGTATGTTAATGGAGGCGATCTAATGTTTCATATGCAGCGACAGAGAAAACTTCCTGAAGAACATGCCAG attttactCTGCAGAAATCAGTCTAGCATTAAATTACCTTCATGAACGAGGGATAATTTATAGAGATTTGAAACTGGACAACGTATTGCTGGACTCTGAAGGACACATTAAACTCACTGACTATGGCATGTGTAAG gaaggATTACGGCCAGGAGACACAACCAGCACTTTCTGTGGTACTCCTAATTACATTGCTCCTGAAATCTTACGAGGAGAAGATTATG GTTTCAGTGTCGACTGGTGGGCTCTTGGAGTGCTGATGTTTGAGATGATGGCAGGAAGGTCTCCATTTGATATTGTTGGGAGCTCAGATAACCCTGATCAAAACACAGAGGATTACCTTTTTCAAG ttattttggaAAAGCAGATTCGCATACCACGTTCTCTGTCTGTAAAAGCAGCAAGTGTCCTGAAGAGTTTCCTCAACAAG GACCCAAAGGAACGATTGGGTTGTCATCCTCAAACAGGATTTGCTGATATTCAAGGACACCCGTTCTTCCGAAATGTTGATTGGGATATG ATGGAGCAAAAGCAGGTGGTACCTCCCTTTAAACCAAATATTTCTGGGGAATTTGGTTTGGACAACTTTGATTCTCAGTTTACGAATGAACCTGTTCAGCTCACTCCAGACGATGA tGACATTGTAAAGAAGATTGATCAGTCTGAATTTGAAGGTTTTGAGTACATTAATCCTCTTTTGATGTCTGCAGAAGAATGTGTCTGA